The segment GGCCCTATCGAAGCTGCGTCTGTCTCGGCGGTGTGGCAGATGCAGTCAAAAAGGAGCCGACAGTGAGGGGTTTTCCTCGACGGTCGCCGCTCAGTTTGAGCCTCTGTAACTGTCCGGCAACATTTCGGGAAAATacacggggctggggagggggctgccaggCCGAGGGGCTGGGCCCTGGCTGTGTGGAGGTGCCTGGGGGTGGCAGTTACCCCGAACACCCCCTTCTGGGGTCTTAGGTGGTGGGTATCGCggcttttctgttgttttaagaTAACTTTTTCTGTCTCCGAATCTATCTGAAGCTCAAGACTGTActcttccccagcagcatcccggCCCAGAAGGTGATCCCGGTGTGCAGGATGGCTGGCGACGGCCTCCGCTCACCACCGTTGGGCAGGTGAGATGTGCAATCCAGGCTCTGGAGTCTCCCCTTATCCCGGGAATTCGGTCGCCTTCACGGCCTCCCTTGGCCGGAGCAGCAGCGTTTCCTGGCCCTCTGCTAGCAGATACTGCCACGTGTCTCTCCAGTCATTAAGAACTCCAGAATCATCTTATTTCTTGCTCTATCAAGATCATGTGTGGGTGGGACAAGGGGATTTGCTCTCTCCAGCAGCGCTGGGCCTGGCTAGTGGCAGAACTGGGGATCAGATCTGATCCAAAGCCAGCGGATCACTCTGCCTTCGCTCCATCTGACGCTCCGGAGCTGGGGTGGGCTTCGCCAGGCGAGCTCAGTGGTGACGCTGCATGTTTATCCAAGAGCTGTGGCTCCGTGCGATAGCTACAGGTCTCCAACAACATGCAAGAGCAACGGGAAGGTCTTTGACTGCTGGGCCTCTTTTGCCTGTTGCTGTCACTCGCCCCTCCTATATATTTTCAGGAATTAGGGTGTATCTCCTTGTGATGACGTGTACTCGGGAGTCCGCAGCCTGTTGCTGACATCGTGGGGGGGGTTTGCGATGTCTTCCAGGGTTGCTTGGTGTTTCGGAGGTTGCTCGGCCGATGGCCTTCCTGCCGGATAGAGCCAAGGTGAGAACACGTCCTTGTCAGAGCTCTGTAGCCTGTCCCTCCAGATCCCTTTCCCATCAGATCTGAATACCGATCTTGTGGTcgaaaaaggaggaaaaataaaattcaaactgGTCTCGGCCTCTTTGCTGGTGGAACGCGGCTCTGAGAGGGGCCAGTTGGAAGACAAGGCTGTGTTGGCCTCGCTCCATCGGGAGGGCGGtggtggggggggagtgaaACCCCCTGGTCGAGAGAAGGGATAAATGTTGATGGGATCCATCGATTCCAGTGACCTGTTGACTTCAGATACTTACCGTGgctctgttttttttcaggaattacTTGTTTAGGCACAAAGGCCGAGAGCTTGTGGGCCCCCGTCCCCGGTGAAGGGATTCGGTTTGTTTTCCTTAGGGCCTGAACGTGAAGCCGTGACGTGGAGCACGTGAGTGTCCTCTGGGGGCAGTTGCCGGGTGTTTGGTGTGGGGAGCGGGGTCTCGCCGGTCCTGGAGGACAAAGGACAGTTTGTGCTGTCTGTGCTGGAAGTGGCCAGTCCTTAGTCTGGGCTTTGCAGGTGGGAATGATCGACTTCATtaggaaagatttttaattgGGCAGGCTGTTAGTTGTAGGGCAGAGCGTAGGTGAGATTGGTAGCACCACGCTGAGCGCAGCCTGGTCCGTGATGACTCCTCTCTTGGGAGACTGTTGGATGAATCCTGCGGATATGGGGCTGAGGCCAGGCGTGAACGACCTAAAATCACTGCGCGGTGCGGAGAGTTCCGTAACGCAGGTGAAATCTGAAGTGATGCCGAGTGAAACAGCTCTCCATTCAGGCTGCGTTATTTGGTACCCCTCCGTAGGTCTAAGCAGAGCTGCGATGAGCCACTCCCTGAGGGTTTTGGTGCTGCAGCGCAGGGTCTGGTGGTTCTCCAGCCGTCTCCTCCTGAAGCGGGAGCTCTGCGTGACCGGATCCTGACTCCTTCCTGGGTGCTGAGCTCCCCACGTGGGAACAGCcgccctgggtgctgctgctgaagctccTGTTTGACCATGCGGTGTGGAGGAACCATCCCTTTCGTGGAGTTTTGTCAGGAGAAGAGCTTGGGCGAGGGTCtggatataaaatattttgagggtGAATAAATGTAATCGCTTGAAACTCTTGCTGTGTCTCCTGTGCTCTTGTTTGGGGTGCGTCAGTCTGGGGCACTCAGCTGGTGTTCTGTGGAAGTTAGTGCTCCACAGCAGGGAGTTACAGCCTGAGGGAGCTGATGCAGAAGCCCTTTGCGTGCCAGAGCTGCGTGATCAGGAGctggttttctgctttcccttcctccagacGCCGGAGCTTCCccctctgcagcactgggaaCACCGGAAAGCTGCCTGGGAGGCAGCGGAGGTGCGTGGGATGGctcctgccctggcagaggCAGCATCTTGCAGCGTAGCCAGCACTGCGCCTCGGGTTGTCCGTTTTCTCCCGACAGAGAACAAATTTGGGTGAAAACAGCCCCAGAGCTGTCACAGGGGTGCGTTGGTCCTTGTCCCTGTGCAGACGGCAGGAGAGGGAGGGCCACGCTGGGACAAAGTCCCGGTGACAGTGACCAGGGCTGTTTGCAGAAACACCTTTGTCCGGGGCAGCGGGGTCGGTGCCTCGGGCCCTTTTCTCCCCTGGGGGCTCGCGAGCCCCTTTCCCGCAGAGGACCAGCCCCTCTGCCACAGCGTGTTTGTACCCCCGCGGCCCAGCTGTCCCCATCCTTGTCACCAAAACCAGGTGGCGGGGCAGAGCTGGCGTGTGACGCCAGAGATGATGTCCTGGGGGTGGGAGGACAAGGACAGAGCCGGTggcttctccctcctccccaggacggtttgtttgtctgtctgGGTGGGTGTGAGGCCAGAGCTGTCCCCGTGCGCAGGGAAGGTGCTGCGAGGTGGGACAAGGGTGGAGAcgtgtccccagccccgccaGCACAGCAAAGCCCGGCCGGATCTGGGGCCGGTGAATCTGGCCTCACTGGACACAGCTGCCGGCATGGGGACGGCACCGGGTCCCTCCCAGACCCCCGACCCTGGGGGACACTACCAGTTCCGTGTCATCGTGCTGGGGGATGCGGCCGTGGGGAAGTCGTCGCTGCTGCGCTGCTTCGCAgaggggccgggcggggggggtggcggggcggccaccccctgccccacggTTGGCGTGGAGTTCTACAGCCGCACTGTCCCGCTGCCGCCCGCCGGCAAGGCcaagctgcagctctgggacaCGGCCGGCCAGGAGAGGTTCAGGTGaggtggggacggggacacaGCACCCGTGCAggaccccagcacccagctgacTTGTCTCCCCCACCCTGGGGTGGGCGTAAAGTCTGCAGCCGGGTgtgtggggacaggcagcaaTGGCTCGCTGGGACGGTGACGCCTTAGGGGCGGTTGCAACCTTGTGTTGAGCTTGCGGCAAAGTCGGAGCCGGTTTTGGGGGGCAGCTaaaggagcagggctgggtgctggtcCTGGGGTGCTGGTCCTGGGGTGCGGGTCCTCGGGTGCCGTGGGCTGGGGCCAGGTGATTTCCTTCCTGATTGCATCAGGCTGGAGCCAGGAGTTCCTGGGAGCGTGAAAGAGGCTCAAATGGGGTGCGAAGGGCTGaagagctgggtgctggggctggagccaggCGTCCCacgctgcccccagccctgggaggtTTTTGGGGGCCCCAGGGTTGGTCTAGGGGTGCCCCATTTCTGCTCAGCGCTCAGCTCCATCAGCACCCGCCCCTGGGTGCTGCCCCATCCCCACTGCACCCCGGGCTGTGGGGGGAATGGAGGGACCCCCAATCCCCTGTGAAACCCCACAGGTCTCCTCTGGACCCCCCCAGTCTGGGGGGAGGTGGTGCTGAGCAGAAAGCGGGGTGCAAATGGTCCAGGCAGGtctccccttcctgctcccGAGATCCCAGCTGGGACCTGAAATCCCCCGAGCCCTGTCCTGGGGAAGTGGGCACGGGGGGCTGGCGGGTGCTGGGGtgtcccgttcccccccccccccccaaaaccccgcCGGTGTGCCCAGGTCCATCACCAGGTCCTTCTACCGGAGCGCGGCGGGGGTGCTGCTGGTGTTCGACCTCACCAACCGGGCGTCCTTCGAGCACGTCCCCGAGTGGTACCACGAAGCCGCCGGGGACCGGCCCCCCGCCTTCGTCCTGGTGGGACACAAGTGTGACCTGGCGGCCGAGCGAGCCGTGTCGGCGGAGGAGGCCGGGCACCTGGCCGCCACGCTGGGCATGGCCTTCGTGGAGACCTCGGCCCGCAGCAACTTCAACGTGGAGCTGGCCTTCCAGACGCTGGCGGGGGGCATCCAGCGGGCGCTGGGGCCAGGGGGGTTCATCCCTCACCGGGGCTGCGGCGCCGTCAGGCTCATCCCCAGCCGGAgccgccgccagcccccggCGCAGGGGGAGCCCCGGGAGCGGTGCGGGTGctgatgggggggtgggggggacgcAGGACCCTCCACCCACCCACGGGGATGTTTCTCtccccacccagcaccctgcagccccctgccctcGGGCGATGCGCGGGCCTGCATCCCCACCCAGGCTCGCCTTTATTTCAATCCTTAATTTGCAGAGGgtctgaaaaaaacaatacTCCCCTGCAGGAGTGTTTTTAATAAACCGGAGGCTTTTCCACACTAAATAAAGGCTGTGCCGATCACCAGACCCCCTGGCAGGGGCACACCGCTGTGCTCAACCCGTGACGTGGGGGATGTTCTGCtttgggtgggtgggggggtcaCT is part of the Balearica regulorum gibbericeps isolate bBalReg1 chromosome 22, bBalReg1.pri, whole genome shotgun sequence genome and harbors:
- the RAB42 gene encoding ras-related protein Rab-42; protein product: MGTAPGPSQTPDPGGHYQFRVIVLGDAAVGKSSLLRCFAEGPGGGGGGAATPCPTVGVEFYSRTVPLPPAGKAKLQLWDTAGQERFRSITRSFYRSAAGVLLVFDLTNRASFEHVPEWYHEAAGDRPPAFVLVGHKCDLAAERAVSAEEAGHLAATLGMAFVETSARSNFNVELAFQTLAGGIQRALGPGGFIPHRGCGAVRLIPSRSRRQPPAQGEPRERCGC